The following are encoded in a window of Sminthopsis crassicaudata isolate SCR6 chromosome 5, ASM4859323v1, whole genome shotgun sequence genomic DNA:
- the LOC141544576 gene encoding centrosomal protein of 290 kDa-like isoform X2: MSLDWKTLWRVNPDDLPLQEELADDLLVSLSKVEVRDLKDENQENVVHLFQITQSLMKMKAQKMELPSEKVEKAREGQAKFGSQLKTKVMKLENELEMAQQFADGQDTCFLGDKINQLKIQLEQKNRELEDMEKEMEKEKKVNEQLALLNEEAENENRKLRRENLTEANEKIEIQSQEMKKNLEESVQEMEKMTDKYNRMKITVQQNDGLIDQLKKERLQVQELTELLKAKDEDDDPIMAAVNAKVEEWKRIFVSKDDEIIKYQQILCNLIEKIRNAQLNTDKNDVTTLQEGIQERDCQIKMLIEQVEQYTKEMETNTLIIEELRRHKGANQSSL, encoded by the exons ATGTCTTTGGATTGGAAAACATTATGGAGAGTTAACCCAGATGACTTGCCTCTTCAAGAAGAATTAGCAGATGATTTACTGGTTTCTCTCtctaag GTTGAAGTAAGAGACCTAAAagatgaaaatcaagaaaatgtggTCCATCTTTTCCAAATAACTCAATCTTTAATGAAG ATGAAAGCCCAAAAAATGGAATTACCttcagaaaaagtagaaaaagctAGAGAAGGACAGGCCAAATTTG GAAGTCAGTTAAAAACTAAAGTtatgaaactggaaaatgagcttGAG atggCACAGCAGTTTGCAGATGGTCAGGATACATGTTTTTTGGGAGATAAAATTAATCAACTAAAAATACAACTGGAGCAGAAAAACAGAGAATTAGAGGATatggaaaaagagatggaaaaagagaaaaaagtcaatgAACAA TTGGCTCTTCTTAATGAAGAGGCAGAAAATGAAAACAGGAAATTAAGAAGAGAG aatttaacagaagcaaatgagaaaattgaaattcaaagtcaagaaatgaaaaagaacctGGAAGAATCAGTGCAGGAAATGGAGAAGATGACTGATAAATATAATAGGATGAAAATTACTGTCCAACAGAATGATGGTCTAATAGatcagttaaaaaaagaaaggcttcAG GTACAGGAACTTACAGAACTTCTAAAAGCAAAAGATGAAGACGACGATCCCATTATGGCTGCTGTTAATGCAAAGGTTGAAGAATGGAAG AGAATTTTTGTTTCTAAAGATGATGAAATAATCAAATATCAACAAATATTGTGTAATTTGATAGAGAAAATTAGGAATGCCCAACTTAATACCGACAAAAATGATGTTACTACTCTACAAGAG GGCATACAAGAAAGAGATTGTCAAATTAAGATGCTTATTGAACAAGTAGAACAGTacacaaaagaaatggaaacaaatacaCTGATTATTGAAGAACTGAGAAGGCACAAAGGAGCTAATCAATCATCACTGTAA
- the LOC141544576 gene encoding centrosomal protein of 290 kDa-like isoform X1 encodes MSLDWKTLWRVNPDDLPLQEELADDLLVSLSKVEVRDLKDENQENVVHLFQITQSLMKMKAQKMELPSEKVEKAREGQAKFGSQLKTKVMKLENELEMAQQFADGQDTCFLGDKINQLKIQLEQKNRELEDMEKEMEKEKKVNEQLALLNEEAENENRKLRRENEQLCQNIIDYQKQIDSQKETLMSRREDSDYQLQLSKKNSELVQYLDIIQNLTEANEKIEIQSQEMKKNLEESVQEMEKMTDKYNRMKITVQQNDGLIDQLKKERLQVQELTELLKAKDEDDDPIMAAVNAKVEEWKRIFVSKDDEIIKYQQILCNLIEKIRNAQLNTDKNDVTTLQEGIQERDCQIKMLIEQVEQYTKEMETNTLIIEELRRHKGANQSSL; translated from the exons ATGTCTTTGGATTGGAAAACATTATGGAGAGTTAACCCAGATGACTTGCCTCTTCAAGAAGAATTAGCAGATGATTTACTGGTTTCTCTCtctaag GTTGAAGTAAGAGACCTAAAagatgaaaatcaagaaaatgtggTCCATCTTTTCCAAATAACTCAATCTTTAATGAAG ATGAAAGCCCAAAAAATGGAATTACCttcagaaaaagtagaaaaagctAGAGAAGGACAGGCCAAATTTG GAAGTCAGTTAAAAACTAAAGTtatgaaactggaaaatgagcttGAG atggCACAGCAGTTTGCAGATGGTCAGGATACATGTTTTTTGGGAGATAAAATTAATCAACTAAAAATACAACTGGAGCAGAAAAACAGAGAATTAGAGGATatggaaaaagagatggaaaaagagaaaaaagtcaatgAACAA TTGGCTCTTCTTAATGAAGAGGCAGAAAATGAAAACAGGAAATTAAGAAGAGAG AATGAACAGCTTTGTCAAAACATCATTGACTATCAGAAACAAATAGATTCACAAAAGGAAACACTTATGTCCAGAAGAGAAGATAGTGATTATCAATTACAATTgtctaaaaaaaattcagaacttgTGCAGTATCTGGATATaattcag aatttaacagaagcaaatgagaaaattgaaattcaaagtcaagaaatgaaaaagaacctGGAAGAATCAGTGCAGGAAATGGAGAAGATGACTGATAAATATAATAGGATGAAAATTACTGTCCAACAGAATGATGGTCTAATAGatcagttaaaaaaagaaaggcttcAG GTACAGGAACTTACAGAACTTCTAAAAGCAAAAGATGAAGACGACGATCCCATTATGGCTGCTGTTAATGCAAAGGTTGAAGAATGGAAG AGAATTTTTGTTTCTAAAGATGATGAAATAATCAAATATCAACAAATATTGTGTAATTTGATAGAGAAAATTAGGAATGCCCAACTTAATACCGACAAAAATGATGTTACTACTCTACAAGAG GGCATACAAGAAAGAGATTGTCAAATTAAGATGCTTATTGAACAAGTAGAACAGTacacaaaagaaatggaaacaaatacaCTGATTATTGAAGAACTGAGAAGGCACAAAGGAGCTAATCAATCATCACTGTAA